A portion of the Mercenaria mercenaria strain notata unplaced genomic scaffold, MADL_Memer_1 contig_4010, whole genome shotgun sequence genome contains these proteins:
- the LOC128553586 gene encoding uncharacterized protein LOC128553586 yields MYIKTNIIPGEYVMQFGKYRGQNFRWALENVPGYVGWIVNQIIKDEGKEDTSSQHQKNNKAALKNYVLMFEEGKRIVEAKASEPRKRIAWKSLLVGRPLSPEQIRKKYKMLTSPPKFTPNKYYL; encoded by the exons atgtacattaaaacCAACATTATTCCAGGAGAGTATGTTATGCAGTTCGGGAAGTACCGAGGACAGAATTTTAGATGGGCTTTGGAGAATGTTCCAGGATATGTTGGCTGGATTGTGAATCAGATAATCAAGGACGAGGGGAAAGAAGACACATCCAGCCAACACCAGAAAAACAACAAAGCGGCTTTGAAG AATTACGTCCTGATGTTTGAAGAGGGGAAGCGAATTGTTGAAGCGAAAGCTAGTGAACCACGGAAACGTATAGCTTGGAAGTCACTTCTTGTTGGTCGGCCACTATCCCCAGAACAAATACGGAAGAAATACAAAATGCTGACTTCTCCACCAAAGTTTACACCAAATAAGTACTATTTGTAA